The Tursiops truncatus isolate mTurTru1 chromosome 6, mTurTru1.mat.Y, whole genome shotgun sequence genome includes a window with the following:
- the CEL gene encoding bile salt-activated lipase, producing MGRWEPVVLGLACWLAVASAAKLGAVYTEGGFVEGVNKKLGLFGNYVDIFKGIPYAAAPKPLENPQRHPGWQGTLKAKNFKKRCLQATITQDSTYGEEDCLYLNIWVPQGRKEVSRNLPVMVWIYGGGFLVGSSQGANFLSNYLYDGEEIATRGNVIVVSFNYRVGPLGFLSTGDSNLPGNYGLRDQHMAIAWVKRNIAAFGGDPDNITIFGESAGGASVSLQTLSPYSKGLIKRAISQSGVALCPWAIQKNPLFWAKKIAEKVGCPLNDTGRMARCLKVTDPRALTLAYKLPLAGMEYPLVNYLGFLPVVDGDFLPSDPINLYANAADIDYIAGTNDMDAHIFASVEMPAINKDKRAITEEDFYKLVSRFTITKGPRGANATFDFYTKPWARDSSQENKKKTVVHLETDILFLMPTEIAVAQHKTNAKSAKTYSYLFSQPSRMPTYPRWVGADHADDLQYVFGKPFATPLGYRPQDRTVSKAMIAYWTNFARTGDPNMGHSPVPTHWDPYTLESGNYLEINKKMDGSSMKQHLRADYLQYWTVTYQALPTVTGEGATPAPTAGHSEATTAGDSEATPAPTAGDSEATPAPTVGDSEATPAPTAGHSEATTAGDSEATPAPTAGHSEVAQMPIVIGF from the exons ATGGGGCGCTGGGAGCCGGTGGTCTTGGGCCTCGCCTGCTGGCTGGCTGTAGCGAGTGCGGCGAAG CTGGGTGCCGTGTACACAGAGGGCGGCTTCGTGGAAGGAGTCAACAAGAAGCTGGGCCTCTTTGGCAACTATGTCGACATCTTCAAGGGCATCCCCTATGCCGCCGCCCCCAAGCCCCTGGAGAACCCACAGCGACACCCCGGCTGGCAAG GAACCCTGAAGGCCAAGAACTTCAAGAAGCGATGCCtgcaggccaccatcacccaggaCAGCACCTACGGGGAAGAGGACTGCCTCTACCTCAACATCTGGGTCCcccagggcaggaaggaag TCTCCCGGAACCTGCCCGTCATGGTCTGGATCTACGGAGGTGGCTTCCTCGTGGGGTCCAGCCAAGGGGCCAACTTCCTCAGCAACTACCTGTACGACGGGGAGGAGATCGCCACTCGGGGCAACGTCATCGTGGTCAGTTTCAACTACCGCGTCGGCCCCCTGGGTTTCCTCAGCACCGGAGACTCCAACCTGCCAG GTAACTATGGCCTTCGGGACCAGCACATGGCCATCGCTTGGGTGAAGAGGAACATTGCAGCCTTTGGGGGAGACCCTGACAACATCACCATCTTTGGGGAATCAGCCGGAGGGGCCAGCGTCTCTCTGCAG ACCCTCTCTCCCTACAGCAAGGGCCTCATCAAGAGAGCCATCAGCCAGAGTGGCGTGGCACTGTGCCCCTGGGCCATCCAGAAGAACCCCCTCTTCTGGGCCAAAAAG atCGCAGAGAAGGTGGGCTGTCCCTTGAACGATACTGGCAGGATGGCCAGGTGTCTGAAGGTCACTGACCCCCGTGCCCTGACATTGGCCTATAAGCTGCCCCTGGCAGGCATGGAGT ACCCCCTGGTAAACTACCTGGGCTTCCTCCCTGTCGTCGACGGAGACTTCCTCCCCAGTGACCCCATCAACCTGTACGCCAACGCTGCGGACATTGACTACATAGCAGGCACCAACGACATGGACGCCCACATCTTCGCCAGCGTGGAGATGCCGGCCATCAACAAGGACAAACGGGCCATCACAGA GGAGGACTTCTACAAGCTGGTCAGCAGGTTCACCATCACCAAGGGGCCCAGGGGTGCCAACGCCACCTTTGACTTCTACACCAAGCCCTGGGCCCGAGACTCGTCCCAGGAGAACAAGAAGAAGACCGTGGTGCACTTGGAGACCGACATCCTCTTCCTGATGCCCACGGAGATCGCCGTGGCCCAGCACAAGACCAACGCCAA GAGCGCCAAGACCTACAGCTACCTATTCTCCCAACCGTCTCGGATGCCCACCTACCCCCGCTGGGTGGGGGCTGATCATGCAGACGACCTCCAGTACGTCTTCGGGAAGCCCTTTGCCACCCCGCTGGGCTACCGGCCCCAAGATAGGACCGTCTCCAAGGCCATGATCGCCTACTGGACCAACTTTGCCAGAACTGG GGACCCTAACATGGGCCACTCGCCTGTGCCCACGCACTGGGATCCCTACACCCTGGAAAGTGGCAACTACCTGGAAATCAACAAGAAGATGGATGGCAGCTCCATGAAGCAGCACCTAAGGGCCGATTACCTGCAGTACTGGACCGTGACCTACCAGGCACTGCCCACGGTGACCGGCGAGGGGGCCACCCCCGCGCCCACCGCGGGCCACTCTGAGGCCACCACCGCGGGCGACTCTGAGGCCACCCCCGCGCCCACCGCGGGCGACTCTGAGGCCACCCCCGCGCCCACCGTGGGCGACTCTGAGGCCACCCCCGCGCCCACCGCGGGCCACTCTGAGGCCACCACCGCGGGTGACTCTGAGGCCACCCCCGCGCCCACCGCGGGCCACTCTGAGGTGGCTCAGATGCCCATAGTCATTGGCTTCTAA